The window CTGCAGGAGTTTATCGCCAGGTTCTCCGCCAATGCTTCGAAATCGAAGCAAGCCACCAGTAGAAGAAAACTCCTCGATAAGATCAGTGTGGAGGACATTCAACCTTCTACCCGGCGCTATCCGGCCATCATTTTCAACCAGGCAAGACCGGCGGGAGATCAAATTCTGGAGATTAAAAACCTCCGTAAATCGACCGAAGAAAAGACCCTTTTCAGCGGCCTGGACCTGTTCGTCAACAAAGGAGATAAAATCGCGGTGCTGAGCAAAGACGGGGTAGCAACGACCAGCTTCTTCAAAATCTTAGCGGGAGAAGAAGAGCCTGATACGGGAACGTTTAAGTTCGGTCAGACCATTACGACCGCTTACTTACCCAGCGATAACTCCTCGTACTTTAGCAGCAATGAGAACCTGATGGACTGGTTGCGTGAATTTTCGACGGGTGAGAAGGATGAAGTATTCATCCGGGGCTTTCTTGGAAAAATGCTCTTCTCGGGCGAAGAGGTATTCAAAAAGGTGAACGTCCTGTCGGGAGGGGAAAAAGTGCGCTGCATGATTTCACGGATGATGATGTCGCAAGCCAATGTGCTAATCATTGACGAACCCACCAACCACCTGGACCTGGAGTCTATTCAGGCCTTTAACAATGCGTTGATAGACTTCCCCGGCACGGTGCTTTTCACCTCGCATGACCACGCGTTTACGAATACCGTCGCTACCCGTATCTTGGAAATCGGACCGAAGGGCTACCTGGACAAACTCAGCACGTACGATGACTACATCGAAAACGAGGAGTGGATGGCCCAACGGGAGAAGATTTACTAGCCTTTGGCTTTCAAACGCCAAACTTCACCCGGATGTATAGCACTGACACGTGCTGGTGGCTTCTACGTGAGCAAACTCCCTGCGCCCTTAACGCAAGGAGTTTGCTCACTCCTTTGATAAGG is drawn from Catalinimonas alkaloidigena and contains these coding sequences:
- a CDS encoding ABC-F family ATP-binding cassette domain-containing protein; the protein is MIATQNISLAYGKRVLFDEVTIKFTGNNCYGVIGANGAGKSTFLKILSGDVDPNSGTVLLEPDKRMAVLKQNHYEFDETSVIDTVMMGHSVLWKIMKEKEAIYMKPDFSEADGLKASELEAQFAEMDGWNVESDAASLLSGLGIPEDLHYSLVKDLNGNQKVRVLLAQALFGNPDILILDEPTNDLDLQTVGWLEDFLLEFKNTVIVVSHDRHFLDTVCTNIVDIDFGQVRLFTGNYSFWYQSSQLALAQRSSANKKAEEKKKELQEFIARFSANASKSKQATSRRKLLDKISVEDIQPSTRRYPAIIFNQARPAGDQILEIKNLRKSTEEKTLFSGLDLFVNKGDKIAVLSKDGVATTSFFKILAGEEEPDTGTFKFGQTITTAYLPSDNSSYFSSNENLMDWLREFSTGEKDEVFIRGFLGKMLFSGEEVFKKVNVLSGGEKVRCMISRMMMSQANVLIIDEPTNHLDLESIQAFNNALIDFPGTVLFTSHDHAFTNTVATRILEIGPKGYLDKLSTYDDYIENEEWMAQREKIY